A DNA window from Flavisolibacter ginsenosidimutans contains the following coding sequences:
- a CDS encoding Gfo/Idh/MocA family oxidoreductase: protein MKPIRTALLSYGMSGRLFHAPFLHVNPGFNFYAVWERSKNLAEEKYPGIKTCRTIEELLRDDEVELVIVNTPNYTHFDYAKKALQGGKHVVVEKPFVVTVKEGEELIALAKEKGKVLSVYQNRRYDSDYRALKKVISEGWLGEIVEAEFHFDRYNENLSPKVHKETPGPGTGALYDLGSHIVDQALQLFGMPQAVFGDIRTVRPVSEVDDYFEVLLYYPSLRVRLHSSYLVREALPGYILHGSKGSFLKSKTNVQEEALNESKLPVGDDWGLEPDSERGFLHTEKDGQIIKEYIASPKGAYNDYFTELYKAIREGEPAPVSAEDGLNVVRIIEAAFESSRQKRVIGLK from the coding sequence ATGAAACCCATTCGCACAGCTCTTCTTTCTTACGGCATGTCGGGCCGTCTCTTTCACGCTCCCTTTTTGCACGTTAACCCAGGCTTTAATTTTTATGCGGTGTGGGAGCGAAGCAAAAATTTAGCGGAAGAAAAATATCCCGGGATTAAAACCTGCCGAACGATTGAGGAGCTGCTTCGCGATGACGAGGTGGAATTGGTAATTGTCAACACGCCCAATTACACGCATTTCGATTACGCCAAAAAAGCTTTGCAAGGTGGCAAACACGTCGTTGTTGAAAAGCCCTTTGTGGTGACGGTGAAAGAAGGCGAAGAACTGATTGCCCTTGCAAAAGAAAAAGGCAAAGTTCTTTCGGTTTATCAAAACCGCCGTTACGACAGCGACTACCGTGCCTTGAAAAAAGTTATCAGCGAAGGATGGCTTGGCGAGATCGTTGAAGCTGAATTTCACTTCGACCGCTATAACGAAAACCTGAGTCCGAAGGTGCACAAAGAAACGCCCGGTCCGGGCACAGGTGCTTTGTACGATCTGGGTTCGCACATCGTTGACCAGGCGCTGCAACTCTTTGGTATGCCGCAAGCCGTCTTTGGCGACATTCGTACCGTGCGGCCTGTTTCGGAAGTGGATGATTACTTTGAAGTGCTGTTGTATTATCCCTCGCTTCGCGTACGCTTGCATTCAAGCTACCTTGTTCGCGAAGCGTTGCCGGGCTATATTTTGCACGGCTCCAAAGGCAGTTTTCTAAAATCCAAAACCAACGTGCAGGAGGAAGCGCTAAACGAAAGCAAGCTTCCCGTTGGCGATGATTGGGGTCTTGAACCCGACAGCGAAAGAGGATTTCTTCATACCGAAAAAGACGGGCAGATCATTAAAGAATACATCGCTTCACCCAAAGGTGCTTACAACGATTATTTCACCGAGTTGTACAAAGCCATTCGCGAAGGTGAGCCTGCACCGGTAAGTGCTGAAGACGGATTGAACGTCGTACGCATCATTGAAGCGGCCTTTGAAAGCAGCCGCCAAAAACGCGTGATTGGACTCAAATAA
- a CDS encoding rhodanese-like domain-containing protein — protein MKTLFSFSFLLLLLAQKSNAQAPVNWTKDQLLEPSELAKTLATNKNIPLIYSVGPGALIPHSVVIGMTNDEKNVEAFKKKLNNVPKDASIVVYCGCCPFEHCPNVRPAINALKELQFTNYKLLNLPHNLKADWIDKGYPLSKQ, from the coding sequence ATGAAAACACTTTTTTCTTTTTCCTTTCTTCTTCTTTTGCTTGCGCAAAAATCAAACGCACAGGCCCCGGTTAACTGGACAAAAGACCAATTGCTCGAACCATCGGAGTTAGCAAAAACGCTGGCAACAAATAAAAACATTCCGTTGATCTATTCTGTTGGTCCCGGTGCGTTGATTCCGCATTCGGTTGTTATCGGCATGACGAACGACGAAAAAAATGTAGAAGCCTTTAAAAAGAAGTTGAACAACGTGCCGAAAGATGCAAGCATCGTTGTGTATTGCGGCTGTTGTCCGTTTGAACATTGCCCCAACGTTCGTCCTGCTATCAACGCATTAAAAGAACTTCAGTTCACCAATTATAAATTGCTTAACCTTCCGCACAACCTTAAGGCCGATTGGATTGACAAAGGGTATCCCCTTAGCAAGCAATAA